The Nostoc sp. 'Peltigera membranacea cyanobiont' N6 genome contains the following window.
CAAATCTGATGCAAGCAGATTTAACCGGTGCTGATTTGCGGGGTAGCAATTTGCGTGGCGCTAACTTGATGGGAGCAAGACTCAGCGATGTTTCATTGGTGGGTGCTTTCTTGAGTGGTGCTAATTTGATGAATGTGAACTTGCAAGGCGTTGATTTGCGGGGTGCTGACTTGCGGGGTGCAAACTTGACAGGGGCAAATCTCAAAGGTGCAGATTTGAGCCGCGCTGATTTGCAAGGGACATTGTTGAGTGAAGCGAACCTTGAGGAAGCTGATTTGCGAGGGGCGAATTTGGCGGGAGCGAATTTGACGGGAGCGAATTTACTCTGTGCAGAGTTAGAAGGTGCAAATTTGAGCGGCGTTAATTTGAATAAGGCTTGTTTGGTGGGTACTGTGGTTGAGACGAGTTTATGAGGATCGCAAAAAGGTGTAGTTTTTTCTCCTTCATGGAACAAAGCTATAAAATATTTTAAGATTCAGGTACAGTTACCACGCGACCGATAATACCTTAACCCAGAGACTCCACCCCAAATTGCACCCAGAATTGTTCCAGTTTGAACACAAAAGAGCCAAACAAAAATTAAATATCCTGCCATCACTCCCTGACTTAGACCACTTAGATTGGGATT
Protein-coding sequences here:
- a CDS encoding pentapeptide repeat-containing protein; the protein is MNIEAIRLGKLKQLPGANLEDEELSRLDLSRINLAGATLVGANFAGSKLEGGHLEGANLMGANLQATDLRANLMGANLMQADLTGADLRGSNLRGANLMGARLSDVSLVGAFLSGANLMNVNLQGVDLRGADLRGANLTGANLKGADLSRADLQGTLLSEANLEEADLRGANLAGANLTGANLLCAELEGANLSGVNLNKACLVGTVVETSL